The Aspergillus luchuensis IFO 4308 DNA, chromosome 4, nearly complete sequence DNA window AGTCCGGTTGACACCAGaagcatcaccaccgctgcGGTGCGAGACATTTCAGGTTCCGGCTGCTCGGGGACTGCTTCAATTGGGTTGTTGGCCACGGCCGTGGGCATGCGAGAAGCACCCCGGGCAAACTGAACGGAATTtcctggtggtggagggcggTTGGTGAAAGAGGGTAGAGAATGCGTTCGTCGAAGGCCATAGGGATTTGAGGGACTTGCGGGCACCGTCGAGTTAGGAGCGGCCAAGTTGCTCGAAAAAACAGTGTTGCTTAATAGAGATGGGATGGTTGGACGGAAGGGCGATCGCCTTTTGGCAGGTTCGGTTGCTTCTCCAACCTCCACCGGAGGCTGAGGATGATCCAAGGCTGGTTCTGTCTGGGATGTCTTCATGGATGGGCGGCCAGTCACAGTTGTGCCCTTCACAGATGTAGCGGCATTGTCCTTTTCGGCACGACGCTGCTTTCGTCGCTCACGCCTTTTGGCCTTTCGATCCTCCTTGGAGGCTTTGTCCTGTGGTTGTCCGAAGTCCCGGGTCTGAGGTTCATGATCGGCATCGTATCTGCTGTCATCTCCAAAATCGATGACAAACGAGCCAGACCCATCGGCTTGAGTAACACTCAGGTCACCAGCAGAACCAGCATGCTCATCTATAACGGCTGCAGGAGGAATATCGGCCGATGACTTCTTACGGAATGACTGTGGAGAGACCGTACCATGCGAGCTGGTGCTCGACTTGCGATGACGCCTATGTTTCATGGCCCTCTTTATACGCTTGGCGGTGGACCAGGAGGTTGTCGTATCCACAGACTCATCCGATGAACTGCTCGAGTCTGACGAACTATTCATGAATTCAGCAAGAACACCGGGGTGAGATTCCTCATCGATGATCTGTTGTGGGATACTGGCGTAAAGATAGGCGTGGGATTTGAGCTGGAATATGATGTACAAAACGTACACCAGGAGCAAGACCTGATCGAAAAATTTAGAAAGGTATGACATGATTGGCAGTTGATACTACTTACAACACTTGTTCCACGGCTAACTTTGAGTGTGTATTTATCTGCATCTCCGGCGTCCGACCAGGAAGCATGGAACGCCGTCTGGATACGTCAGCAAGTATAGGGTAACCCGGAGGGATGCGCAGACATACCGGCAAGAGCAAACTCATGACACTCAAACTGAGGAGACATGCACTCATTTGAGTGACAGTGCTATTATAAATCTGGCACATGTTAGTTTGGCGAACGCGTACAGCTCAGGTTGCTGGCAGATTTACCTGTTCCTGGAAGCGCAAGCCTCCCAACAGAAAGGCCATACCCAAGATCAGCAGTAGGTTTGCTAAGATGGATCCCAGCAGGGATGCTTGGACGATCCGAATCTCATTCTGGACAAGTTAGAGCGATCCTTGACTCTGTTGCAGAACCGGTTGGCTCACCTTGACTAGAGCAATACTGAACGAATTCGCTGTGATTAGTATTTGTGTATGCACATGCTCTTATAAGCAACAACTTACATGCTACCGAAACGTTAGCAACAGTCAGGGGTAAATGGGTGGATTCGGGAACATACAAGATGATCAACTCTACTGCATTTCCAAAGGTGACGTTAATGAGCGCACCTACGGTGTCACCCAATCGACTGGCGACACACTCGGTGGCATGGCTGAGCAGACCGGCCAAGGGGATGATAGCTATCGCATTCATGGCAAAGACCAGGCCTGGATTGAGTCCAGCGGCCTGGACCGCAATGCCGACAGggacgaagacgagcagCACATTGACCCAGCTGTGGCACAGAGCGCGTTTGGTGTGTCCGGTGAAGCGAACAATTCCATCCTTCATCCGGACGAACAGTGGGCGCTCAGTGGTTTGATTGGCATCTTTTTCCGACTCCGGGCTAGCCGGGTCACGTATACCTTCTTTCACTTGAGCATCTTGAGCCGAAGCGTCCTCAGAGGACTGGGTGTTGGACTGGTTTTGACCCTGGGAATTATTCGGGGTAGACGCGTGAGCTTTCGCCCACGAGTGAATCCGGTCTGCATAGCAAAGAGATAGAATGTTAGTCAGGGGGGTCAAGATGGATACAATCATTGATGAGATGTCAAATGAATGAAATCGTGTGAGGGCCTCTAGTGGGCCAGGGAAGGGATGGCGATAGGAGGCAGATAGGGAGAGGCACTCACGCATGTATTTCAGAGCCAGGAACGGAAAGGATCAGATAAAGAAGGCAAGAGGGGCCCTCGATAAGACGTGTGTGATAAactggtgaagaggaagctgTGTCAAACACAGGAACTGAAGAAG harbors:
- a CDS encoding putative membrane bound cation transporter (COG:P;~EggNog:ENOG410PGJU;~InterPro:IPR004837;~PFAM:PF01699;~TransMembrane:7 (i21-40o60-77i375-398o410-433i440-465o471-494i501-521o);~antiSMASH:Cluster_4.13;~go_component: GO:0016021 - integral component of membrane [Evidence IEA];~go_process: GO:0055085 - transmembrane transport [Evidence IEA]), giving the protein MAFLLGGLRFQEQIYNSTVTQMSACLLSLSVMSLLLPTAFHASWSDAGDADKYTLKVSRGTSVVLLLVYVLYIIFQLKSHAYLYASIPQQIIDEESHPGVLAEFMNSSSDSSSSSDESVDTTTSWSTAKRIKRAMKHRRHRKSSTSSHGTVSPQSFRKKSSADIPPAAVIDEHAGSAGDLSVTQADGSGSFVIDFGDDSRYDADHEPQTRDFGQPQDKASKEDRKAKRRERRKQRRAEKDNAATSVKGTTVTGRPSMKTSQTEPALDHPQPPVEVGEATEPAKRRSPFRPTIPSLLSNTVFSSNLAAPNSTVPASPSNPYGLRRTHSLPSFTNRPPPPGNSVQFARGASRMPTAVANNPIEAVPEQPEPEMSRTAAVVMLLVSTGLVAVCAEFLVDAIPTMIESSSVSEAFIGLIILPIVGNAAEHVTAVSVATKNKMDLAIGVSVGSSIQIAIFVTPLVVILGWCMDKDMSLYFTLFETICLFVTAFVVNFLVLDGRSNYLEGSLLIAAYVIIGVAAFYYPGSGQSSDLGTAGG
- a CDS encoding uncharacterized protein (COG:P;~EggNog:ENOG410PGJU;~TransMembrane:3 (i81-103o109-128i140-159o);~antiSMASH:Cluster_4.13); protein product: MHRIHSWAKAHASTPNNSQGQNQSNTQSSEDASAQDAQVKEGIRDPASPESEKDANQTTERPLFVRMKDGIVRFTGHTKRALCHSWVNVLLVFVPVGIAVQAAGLNPGLVFAMNAIAIIPLAGLLSHATECVASRLGDTVGALINVTFGNAVELIILYVPESTHLPLTVANVSVACKLLLIRACAYTNTNHSEFVQYCSSQGEPTGSATESRIALTCPE